One segment of Triticum aestivum cultivar Chinese Spring chromosome 2A, IWGSC CS RefSeq v2.1, whole genome shotgun sequence DNA contains the following:
- the LOC123189581 gene encoding malate synthase, translating to MPSLHDTTPAMAPSYDTPEGVDIRGRYDPEFAAILTRDALAFVAGLQREFRGPVRYAMERRREAQRRYDAGELPRFDPSTRFVREGDWACAPVPPAIADRTVEITGPADPRKMVINALNSGAKVFMADFEDALAPTWENLMRGQVNLRYAVAGTISFRDAARGGRVYKLDERTAKLFVRPRGWHLPEAHVLIDGEPAIGCLVDFGLYFFHSHAAFRAGQGAGFGPFFYLPKMEHSREARIWNGVFERAERVAGIERGSIRATVLVETLPAVFQMDEILHELRDHSAGLNCGRWDYIFSYVKTFRAHPDRLLPDRALVGMAQHFMRSYSHLLIRTCHRRRVHAMGGMAAQIPIKDDAAANEAALELVRRDKLREVRAGHDGTWAAHPGLIPAIREVFEGHLGGKSNQIDAAAPVDAITEEDLIQPPRGTRTVEGLRLNTRVGVQYLAAWLGGSGSVPLYNLMEDAATAEISRVQNWQWLRHGAVLDAGGVAVRATPELLARVVEEEMARVQAEVGAERFRRGRYAEAGRVFIRQCVAPELDDFLTLDAYGLIVVHHPRGTPSKL from the exons ATGCCCAGTTTGCACGACACCACCCCGGCGATGGCGCCGTCCTACGACACGCCGGAGGGCGTGGACATCCGCGGCCGTTACGACCCGGAGTTCGCGGCCATCCTGACCCGCGACGCGCTGGCCTTCGTGGCCGGCCTGCAGCGCGAGTTCCGCGGCCCCGTCAGGTACGCCATGGAGCGCCGGCGTGAGGCCCAGCGGCGCTACGACGCCGGCGAGCTGCCGCGGTTCGACCCGTCCACCAGGTTCGTCCGGGAGGGAGACTGGgcgtgcgcgcccgtgccgccgGCCATCGCGGACCGGACCGTGGAGATCACCGGCCCCGCCGACCCGAGGAAGATGGTCATCAACGCGCTCAACTCCGGCGCCAAGGTCTTCATG GCTGATTTCGAGGACGCGCTGGCGCCGACGTGGGAGAACCTGATGCGCGGGCAGGTGAACCTGCGGTACGCCGTGGCCGGCACCATAAGCTTCCGCGacgcggcgcgcggcggccgggtGTACAAGCTCGACGAGCGCACCGCGAAGCTGTTCGTCAGGCCGCGCGGCTGGCACCTGCCGGAGGCGCACGTGCTCATCGACGGCGAGCCGGCCATCGGCTGCCTCGTGGACTTCGGGCTCTACTTCTTCCACAGCCACGCCGCCTTCCGCGCCGGCCAGGGCGCCGGATTCGGCCCCTTCTTCTACCTCCCCAAGATGGAGCACTCCAG GGAGGCGAGGATATGGAACGGCGTGTTCGAGAGGGCGGAGAGGGTGGCCGGGATCGAGCGTGGGAGCATCAGGGCGACGGTGCTGGTGGAGACGCTGCCGGCGGTGTTCCAGATGGACGAGATCCTGCACGAGCTGCGCGACCACTCGGCGGGGCTCAACTGCGGGCGGTGGGACTACATCTTCAGCTACGTCAAGACGTTCCGCGCCCACCCGGACCGCCTCCTCCCCGACCGCGCCCTCGTCGGCATGGCGCAGCACTTCATGCGCTCCTACTCCCACCTCCTCATCCGCacctgccaccgccgccgcgtcCACGCCATGGGCGGCATG GCGGCTCAGATTCCGATCAAGGACGACGCGGCGGCGAACGAGGCGGCGCTGGAGCTGGTGCGCAGGGACAAGCTGAGGGAGGTGCGCGCGGGGCACGACGGCACGTGGGCGGCGCACCCAGGGCTCATCCCGGCGATCCGGGAGGTCTTCGAGGGCCACCTCGGAGGGAAGTCTAACCAGATCGACGCGGCGGCACCCGTCGACGCCATCACGGAGGAGGACCTGATCCAGCCGCCGCGGGGTACGCGCACGGTGGAGGGGCTGCGGCTCAACACCCGGGTCGGCGTGCAGTACCTCGCGGCGTGGCTGGGCGGGTCCGGGTCCGTGCCGCTGTACAACCTCATGGAGGACGCGGCCACCGCGGAGATCAGCCGCGTGCAGAACTGGCAGTGGCTCCGCCATGGCGCGGTGCTCGACGCCGGCGGCGTGGCGGTCCGAGCCACGCCGGAGCTGCTCGCGCGCGTCGTGGAGGAGGAGATGGCGAGGGTCCAGGCAGAGGTCGGCGCGGAGAGGTTCCGCCGGGGGCGCTACGCGGAGGCTGGCAGGGTCTTCATCCGGCAGTGCGTCGCGCCGGAGCTGGACGACTTCCTCACACTGGATGCCTACGGCCTCATCGTGGTGCACCATCCCAGAGGGACGCCATCCAAGCTCTGA
- the LOC123189580 gene encoding ATP-dependent DNA helicase Q-like 5 isoform X1, translated as MYSSLHAADSDSDDSLLSDVSASPTRRCSPSPRPAPPKHRPTPDPTSKPKRKPKPKPKPVPCSTSAPVSASASASAPPIRAAALSDPHGLAARIAPGSALTSNASTVSFSSFRRLVQSRNLSFEPAAAFTNPAPAPELEPEPEPEPAEIPSAEPSPSPAATHPPPQLRPKRVHPNSVSEVPAAAVEQPKRPRGDPAGNFVRLNINGYGRKKSFKSQARRPTKYRSWKRQQPGGGKPRAGADEEGDFVAEALLEREKNAAAGDDGVLKIVEVAREDPSEQNLESLLRKVFGYDSFREGQLEAIQNVVAGESTVLVLPTGAGKSLCYQLPAMILPGLTLVVSPLLSLMVDQLRKLPAFLPGGLLASSQTSDEFHGTLRLLRAGEIKVLFVSPERFLNEEFLQIFRDTLPISLVVIDEAHCISEWSHNFRPSYLRLRASLLRRKLNIQCILAMTATATTQTLQEIVNALEIPSGNLIQTSQIRENLKLSISMSNNRLKDLMLLLKSSPFVNMRSIIVYCKFQTETDYVCKHLCDNNINAKSYHSGLLMKKRSRVQELFCSNKIRVVYASSVFLFYKLYYVGQVSNFVFSALRKVVATVAFGMGLDKSDVEGVIHYRLPESLEEYIQETGRAGRDGRLSHCHLLFDSTTFYKIRSLSHSDGIDEYAMSKFLNQIFSSGNTMGCICSFPKESTSRKFDIKEEVLLTVLTQLEIGEEQYLHLLPQFSVTCTLYFHKTSPQLLADKDILLRSILNKSEMKDGSYVFEVPRVANDMRITMNEVFDRLQKLKFSGELSYELKDPAYCYMILKRPDDLNTLSANLTKWLSEVENSKIRKLDAMFALADFAVKGCKKTDGCSGSEHTPCIQKRIIHYFSKKDGTPDDDYCTPLRKSSTFLQSDIKVFLQSNSFAKFTPRAVARIMHGISSPAFPAATWAKNHFWERYMEVDFPVVIEAAKAELVKFVGKGE; from the exons ATGTACTCTTCGCTCCACGccgccgactccgactccgacgacTCCCTCCTCTCCGACGTATCCGCCTCCCCGACTCGCCGGTGCTCACCATCACCTCGCCCGGCACCGCCCAAGCACCGTCCCACGCCAGATCCCACATCAAAACCCAAACGCAAGCCCAAACCCAAGCCCAAGCCCGTACCCTGTTCTACCTCCGCCCCcgtctccgcctccgcctccgcctccgcgcctCCGATTCGCGCCGCCGCCCTCTCCGACCCGCACGGCCTCGCGGCGCGCATCGCCCCGGGGTCAGCGCTCACCTCCAACGCCAGCACagtctccttctcctccttccgcCGCCTCGTCCAGTCTCGCAACCTCTCATTCGAACCAGCCGCCGCATTCACGAACCCCGCCCCCGCGCCCGAGCTCGAGCCTGAGCCTGAGCCCGAGCCCGCGGAGATACCAAGCGCCGAGCCGTCCCCGTCCCCGGCAGCCACCCACCCGCCGCCGCAGCTCAGGCCCAAGCGGGTGCATCCCAACTCGGTTTCGGAGGTCCCTGCGGCCGCGGTTGAGCAGCCGAAGCGACCGAGAGGGGACCCCGCCGGCAACTTCGTTCGGCTCAACATCAATGGGTACGGCCGGAAGAAGTCGTTCAAGTCGCAGGCCAGGCGCCCGACGAAATACCGCTCCTGGAAGCGGCAGCAGCCCGGCGGTGGAAAGCCCCGGGCAGGTGCCGACGAGGAAGGGGATTTCGTAGCGGAGGCGCTCCTCGAGCGGGAGAAGAATGCGGCGGCAGGTGATGACGGTGTTCTCAAGATTGTCGAGGTAGCCAGAGAGGACCCGTCCGAGCAGAATCTCGAGAGCTTGCTCAGGAAGGTGTTTGGTTATGATTCGTTCCGCGAGGGTCAGCTTGAGGCCATCCAGAATGTTGTTGCAGGGGAGTCGACGGTGCTTGTGCTGCCCACCGGCGCGGGCAAGTCACTGTGCTATCAG TTGCCTGCTATGATTTTGCCTGGATTAACACTGGTGGTGAGCCCATTGCTTTCCTTGATGGTTGATCAATTGAGGAAGCTCCCTGCATTTCTCCCAGGAGGCCTTCTTGCGAGTAGTCAG ACGAGTGATGAGTTTCATGGAACATTACGGCTGTTGCGTGCAGGGGAAATAAAG GTTCTTTTTGTTTCCCCTGAGAGATTCTTGAATGAAGAATTTCTGCAGATATTCAGGGACACACTCCCAATATCTCTTGTGGTCATTGATGAAGCCCATTGCATTTCTGAATG GTCTCATAATTTTAGACCTTCGTATCTAAGGCTTCGAGCATCACTACTTCGGAGAAAGCTTAATATTCAATGTATTCTTGCAATGACTGCAACTGCAACAACTCAAACCTTGCAGGAGATAGTTAATGCCTTAGAAATTCCATCTGGTAATCTCATCCAGACATCTCAAATTAGGGAAAATCTAAAGCTGTCTATCAGCATGAGTAATAACAG GCTGAAGGATTTAATGTTGCTATTAAAGTCTTCCCCTTTTGTCAATATGAGAAGTATTATTGTCTATTGCAAATTTCAG ACAGAAACGGATTATGTTTGTAAGCACTTGTGTGATAACAACATTAATGCCAAG AGCTACCATAGTGGACTTTTGATGAAAAAGAGGAGCCGGGTACAGGAGCTGTTCTGCTCTAACAAAATAAGAGTGGTATATGCTTCCTCGGTATTTCTATTTTATAAGTTGTATTACGTAGGCCAGGTGTCTAACTTTGTTTTTTCCGCCTTGAGGAAGGTTGTTGCAACTGTGGCGTTTGGCATGGGTCTTGATAAGAGTGATGTCGAAGGG GTGATCCACTATAGGTTGCCAGAAAGCCTTGAAGAGTACATACAG GAAACTGGACGTGCTGGAAGGGATGGACGGTTATCACACTGTCACCTTCTTTTTGATTCAACGACATTCTATAAGATTCGCAGTCTTTCACACAG CGATGGCATTGATGAATATGCAATGAGCAAATTTCTTAACCAGATATTCTCCTCTGGCAACACGATGGGGTGCATCTGTTCCTTCCCTAAAGAGTCTACTTCACGCAAGTTTGATATAAAAGAAGAG GTGCTTTTAACAGTCCTCACACAGCTGGAAATTGGTGAGGAGCAGTATCTCCATTTACTTCCTCAGTTCAGTGTTACCTGCACGCTGTATTTTCACAAG ACATCACCGCAACTGCTTGCTGACAAGGATATACTACTTAGATCAATTCTAAATAA GTCTGAAATGAAGGATGGCAGTTATGTCTTCGAAGTACCAAGAGTAGCTAATGATATGAGGATCACAATGAATGAAGTGTTTGATCGTTTGCAAAAGCTAAAG TTTTCAGGAGAACTATCTTATGAATTGAAAGACCCAGCCTACTGTTATATGATCTTAAAAAGGCCAGATGACTTGAACACTCTTTCAGCAAATCTCACAAAATGGCTTTCTGAAGTAGAAAACTCAAAG ATCAGGAAACTAGATGCTATGTTTGCTCTGGCGGACTTTGCTGTCAAAGGCTGTAAAAAGACAGATGGCTGTTCTGGTTCTGAGCACACCCCGTGCATCCAGAAGAGGATTATACACTACTTCAGCAAAAAGGATGGCACGCCAGATGATGATTACTGTACTCCCCTCCGCAAGAGCAG CACGTTCTTGCAATCCGATATAAAG GTATTCCTCCAGAGCAATTCGTTTGCCAAATTCACCCCGAGGGCCGTCGCGAGGATTATGCACGGCATCTCCAGCCCGGCTTTTCCAGCTGCTACCTGGGCCAAAAACCACTTCTG GGAGCGCTATATGGAGGTTGATTTTCCAGTGGTCATAGAAGCCGCCAAAGCAGAGCTGGTTAAATTCGTTGGAAAGGGTGAATAA
- the LOC123189582 gene encoding uncharacterized membrane protein YuiD, translating into MVAAVVNYPLVAGLLAFAVAQSAKFFTTWYKEKRWDARQFIASGGMPSSHSATVTALAVSVGIQEGFRSATFATSVILACVVMHDAFGVRLHAGKQAEVLNQIVYELPIEHPLAETKPLREILGHTVPQVVAGCILGILTAVIMLLALGSYT; encoded by the exons ATGGTCGCCGCCGTGGTGAACTACCCGCTCGTCGCGGGGCTCCTCGCCTTCGCGGTCGCGCAGTCCGCCAAGTTCTTCACCACCTG GTATAAAGAGAAGCGTTGGGATGCCAGGCAATTTATAGCTTCTGGAGGGATGCCATCATCACATTCAGCCACAGTGACAGCACTTGCAGTGTCTGTTGGTATCCAAGAAGGCTTTCGTAGTGCTACATTTGCAACTTCAGTGATACTTGCATGTGTG GTGATGCATGATGCTTTTGGTGTTCGGTTGCATGCTGGAAAACAGGCAGAG GTGTTGAACCAAATTGTCTACGAGCTGCCTATAGAGCATCCACTGGCAGAGACAAAGCCATTGCGTGAAATTCTTGGACACACAGTCCCTCAG GTGGTGGCTGGTTGCATCCTTGGAATCCTCACGGCTGTGATCATGCTCTTAGCTCTGGGGAGTTACACTTAG
- the LOC123189580 gene encoding ATP-dependent DNA helicase Q-like 5 isoform X2 produces the protein MYSSLHAADSDSDDSLLSDVSASPTRRCSPSPRPAPPKHRPTPDPTSKPKRKPKPKPKPVPCSTSAPVSASASASAPPIRAAALSDPHGLAARIAPGSALTSNASTVSFSSFRRLVQSRNLSFEPAAAFTNPAPAPELEPEPEPEPAEIPSAEPSPSPAATHPPPQLRPKRVHPNSVSEVPAAAVEQPKRPRGDPAGNFVRLNINGYGRKKSFKSQARRPTKYRSWKRQQPGGGKPRAGADEEGDFVAEALLEREKNAAAGDDGVLKIVEVAREDPSEQNLESLLRKVFGYDSFREGQLEAIQNVVAGESTVLVLPTGAGKSLCYQLPAMILPGLTLVVSPLLSLMVDQLRKLPAFLPGGLLASSQTSDEFHGTLRLLRAGEIKVLFVSPERFLNEEFLQIFRDTLPISLVVIDEAHCISEWSHNFRPSYLRLRASLLRRKLNIQCILAMTATATTQTLQEIVNALEIPSGNLIQTSQIRENLKLSISMSNNRLKDLMLLLKSSPFVNMRSIIVYCKFQTETDYVCKHLCDNNINAKSYHSGLLMKKRSRVQELFCSNKIRVVVATVAFGMGLDKSDVEGVIHYRLPESLEEYIQETGRAGRDGRLSHCHLLFDSTTFYKIRSLSHSDGIDEYAMSKFLNQIFSSGNTMGCICSFPKESTSRKFDIKEEVLLTVLTQLEIGEEQYLHLLPQFSVTCTLYFHKTSPQLLADKDILLRSILNKSEMKDGSYVFEVPRVANDMRITMNEVFDRLQKLKFSGELSYELKDPAYCYMILKRPDDLNTLSANLTKWLSEVENSKIRKLDAMFALADFAVKGCKKTDGCSGSEHTPCIQKRIIHYFSKKDGTPDDDYCTPLRKSSTFLQSDIKVFLQSNSFAKFTPRAVARIMHGISSPAFPAATWAKNHFWERYMEVDFPVVIEAAKAELVKFVGKGE, from the exons ATGTACTCTTCGCTCCACGccgccgactccgactccgacgacTCCCTCCTCTCCGACGTATCCGCCTCCCCGACTCGCCGGTGCTCACCATCACCTCGCCCGGCACCGCCCAAGCACCGTCCCACGCCAGATCCCACATCAAAACCCAAACGCAAGCCCAAACCCAAGCCCAAGCCCGTACCCTGTTCTACCTCCGCCCCcgtctccgcctccgcctccgcctccgcgcctCCGATTCGCGCCGCCGCCCTCTCCGACCCGCACGGCCTCGCGGCGCGCATCGCCCCGGGGTCAGCGCTCACCTCCAACGCCAGCACagtctccttctcctccttccgcCGCCTCGTCCAGTCTCGCAACCTCTCATTCGAACCAGCCGCCGCATTCACGAACCCCGCCCCCGCGCCCGAGCTCGAGCCTGAGCCTGAGCCCGAGCCCGCGGAGATACCAAGCGCCGAGCCGTCCCCGTCCCCGGCAGCCACCCACCCGCCGCCGCAGCTCAGGCCCAAGCGGGTGCATCCCAACTCGGTTTCGGAGGTCCCTGCGGCCGCGGTTGAGCAGCCGAAGCGACCGAGAGGGGACCCCGCCGGCAACTTCGTTCGGCTCAACATCAATGGGTACGGCCGGAAGAAGTCGTTCAAGTCGCAGGCCAGGCGCCCGACGAAATACCGCTCCTGGAAGCGGCAGCAGCCCGGCGGTGGAAAGCCCCGGGCAGGTGCCGACGAGGAAGGGGATTTCGTAGCGGAGGCGCTCCTCGAGCGGGAGAAGAATGCGGCGGCAGGTGATGACGGTGTTCTCAAGATTGTCGAGGTAGCCAGAGAGGACCCGTCCGAGCAGAATCTCGAGAGCTTGCTCAGGAAGGTGTTTGGTTATGATTCGTTCCGCGAGGGTCAGCTTGAGGCCATCCAGAATGTTGTTGCAGGGGAGTCGACGGTGCTTGTGCTGCCCACCGGCGCGGGCAAGTCACTGTGCTATCAG TTGCCTGCTATGATTTTGCCTGGATTAACACTGGTGGTGAGCCCATTGCTTTCCTTGATGGTTGATCAATTGAGGAAGCTCCCTGCATTTCTCCCAGGAGGCCTTCTTGCGAGTAGTCAG ACGAGTGATGAGTTTCATGGAACATTACGGCTGTTGCGTGCAGGGGAAATAAAG GTTCTTTTTGTTTCCCCTGAGAGATTCTTGAATGAAGAATTTCTGCAGATATTCAGGGACACACTCCCAATATCTCTTGTGGTCATTGATGAAGCCCATTGCATTTCTGAATG GTCTCATAATTTTAGACCTTCGTATCTAAGGCTTCGAGCATCACTACTTCGGAGAAAGCTTAATATTCAATGTATTCTTGCAATGACTGCAACTGCAACAACTCAAACCTTGCAGGAGATAGTTAATGCCTTAGAAATTCCATCTGGTAATCTCATCCAGACATCTCAAATTAGGGAAAATCTAAAGCTGTCTATCAGCATGAGTAATAACAG GCTGAAGGATTTAATGTTGCTATTAAAGTCTTCCCCTTTTGTCAATATGAGAAGTATTATTGTCTATTGCAAATTTCAG ACAGAAACGGATTATGTTTGTAAGCACTTGTGTGATAACAACATTAATGCCAAG AGCTACCATAGTGGACTTTTGATGAAAAAGAGGAGCCGGGTACAGGAGCTGTTCTGCTCTAACAAAATAAGAGTG GTTGTTGCAACTGTGGCGTTTGGCATGGGTCTTGATAAGAGTGATGTCGAAGGG GTGATCCACTATAGGTTGCCAGAAAGCCTTGAAGAGTACATACAG GAAACTGGACGTGCTGGAAGGGATGGACGGTTATCACACTGTCACCTTCTTTTTGATTCAACGACATTCTATAAGATTCGCAGTCTTTCACACAG CGATGGCATTGATGAATATGCAATGAGCAAATTTCTTAACCAGATATTCTCCTCTGGCAACACGATGGGGTGCATCTGTTCCTTCCCTAAAGAGTCTACTTCACGCAAGTTTGATATAAAAGAAGAG GTGCTTTTAACAGTCCTCACACAGCTGGAAATTGGTGAGGAGCAGTATCTCCATTTACTTCCTCAGTTCAGTGTTACCTGCACGCTGTATTTTCACAAG ACATCACCGCAACTGCTTGCTGACAAGGATATACTACTTAGATCAATTCTAAATAA GTCTGAAATGAAGGATGGCAGTTATGTCTTCGAAGTACCAAGAGTAGCTAATGATATGAGGATCACAATGAATGAAGTGTTTGATCGTTTGCAAAAGCTAAAG TTTTCAGGAGAACTATCTTATGAATTGAAAGACCCAGCCTACTGTTATATGATCTTAAAAAGGCCAGATGACTTGAACACTCTTTCAGCAAATCTCACAAAATGGCTTTCTGAAGTAGAAAACTCAAAG ATCAGGAAACTAGATGCTATGTTTGCTCTGGCGGACTTTGCTGTCAAAGGCTGTAAAAAGACAGATGGCTGTTCTGGTTCTGAGCACACCCCGTGCATCCAGAAGAGGATTATACACTACTTCAGCAAAAAGGATGGCACGCCAGATGATGATTACTGTACTCCCCTCCGCAAGAGCAG CACGTTCTTGCAATCCGATATAAAG GTATTCCTCCAGAGCAATTCGTTTGCCAAATTCACCCCGAGGGCCGTCGCGAGGATTATGCACGGCATCTCCAGCCCGGCTTTTCCAGCTGCTACCTGGGCCAAAAACCACTTCTG GGAGCGCTATATGGAGGTTGATTTTCCAGTGGTCATAGAAGCCGCCAAAGCAGAGCTGGTTAAATTCGTTGGAAAGGGTGAATAA